Part of the Ictalurus furcatus strain D&B chromosome 10, Billie_1.0, whole genome shotgun sequence genome, ACAGTATGTTCTGGCAGGCATTTAGTCATTGTTTAATAACTTGAACTAGCTAATGGATTTTCAAACATGGGCATTGTCTATGTAGAAATCGCAGTTAAAATTTAAACATCTGGGAaagttaatgtttaataattaaacaaaaacagctctttcaGCATTAGCAGTTTGCTATAGGTGAAAAGCGGCGTTTAAAACCCACCTCATTTGGCGTCTAGAACGAATTAACGCAGTCTGTTAAAAGCCTTTAAACCGATTAGTTGTGAGAGAGCTTAGAGTTTGTGTACAAAACCTGATTTTGTATTAGGGCTGGGTATTGTGACCAATTTGgcgattcttatttatatgattttcgATTCGATTTCgattagttatcaatatttcaatTAAGATGTCTATATTCAAAATGTTTAgttatattactgaaatacacatttacatgaaAAATAGGGCGCGCAcgattatgtttaattactttttactttgagtaacaagCATTGTAAGAAGAAATCATAAATACGTGCGTACAATACACAAACTGCACCATTtgtattactgtaaaaaaaaaaaacattgtaaatgcGCGACAGTGAAATTTATTAACTTGAAACGTTTAAGAAATGAGCTTTTTCacaattcaaaacatgaaaaatggcGACACCTTCAGGACAAGAGgcgaactacagataatattcacatcctctCAAGTATAACACGCGCATTAAAGCGCATCTATTATTTTGAAACgtgaataattttattttaaagctctcatacagtagatttacatgcatccgaggtcaaaaaacactttaacgtgctcataatttaaactgcagcattacattttcccccaagtgtcacaaacgactcgttaaatgatccctTTTAAAGTTCCTCccttcagagagcatactctgctcttattGGTTAGATGtgccagtctgttgtgattggtctaccgctgttaCCCAGCAGGCTTTTTGTTATAAACCTTCGTaagtttgtacaggaagtaagtctggaattacaaatgactcgtttcagctgttcagaatcggttccttcttttgggagttgGTAACTCGCTAACATTTgttgtgcactttgattttttgaaactttgcagacgtttttctattcacaaacagctacgtattTAACACACTGCATGAAAGgtgatatttgaaaaaccataataggtgcacttttaGAATCGATTCAGGGATTTCCTGAATCAATATTGTTTCTTTAAATTGAAGATCGATTAAAatcagagaatttttttttttttacccagccctGCTTTTTATGTTCtaagagagacacaaagaaatGGTCCTGCACCCTATTGTCCTTTCATCATGCCCCCAGGGTggccatttatttttaatgtgttactCAGACTCAACAGATCACCCCACAGTTAGCCCTGCAAGTACTGCTACAGTTTGACAAAGCCATCAACACTGCACTGGCTAATCGAGTTCGCAACAGAGTCAACTTTAAAGTGAGTATTATTTTGATAACGTATTTCAACACCGTTGTCTGCATTGCTAACCCGGATAACAAAGCTCTGAAGAGTTTATATTCGTTCGTGTGAACTGCAGTGGCTTCTTTTGTTCAATTTGCAGGGATCTCTGAACACGTACAGATTTTGTGACAACGTCTGGACGTTTGTTCTGAATGACGTGGAGTTCCGTGAGGTCACTGACCTGGTGAAGGTGGATAAAGTGAAGATAGTAGCCTGCGATGGAAAAAGTAAAACTGTCATTTATACATGTTAATTCATCATTCAGTTCCTGGTTTTGTTAGTTGATTATCAACATCATACAAATAGGTGGAAACTATTTTGAGATGTTGTATATTGTacaaattttcttttaattgtcTTTGTTGCAGACACTGGCTCAAACACAGCGGAGTGAGGAAGGACAGAGTGCAGATATCACCAGAGAGAATTAGAAGAAGAGTAAGAATGCTGGACTCAAAGAGAGGACTGTATACATActatttattacaaatgacaGCTCTCCATCTTTCATATAACGGCCAGTTCTACACAAGGCCTtggacattttatatatatatatatatatatatatatatatatatatatatatatatatatatatatatataatataaaatcccACTTATGTCTCtttctgtttattataattttgcttttgttatataataaattgttttaaaaagatgtgttgtattgtgtattACATGAAAAATATTTGGTAGGTTCAAAATAATATGATTTCAAAACAAGGTAACTATGGAGCTTGGAAGCATACAAAAGTATCTGAATTTGAATGATTGACATAACATGAAATCATTGTTTTCTATGGcatataaatttacattttagcCAATTCTTTGTTTTGAAGTTAAGTGTAAGATTTacctttaaaaacataaatcatAATTGTTTGAATGTTAGATTTAGGAAAATTCCTCAAATCAAATCTCAGAAATAGATTTGATGTAAATCAggccaaacatttaaaaaaaaaaaaaaggcagcatcAATCCCAGGGAATAGTACACAATATCAGAGTGGTCAGACTTGGCATTTATCCAATCACAATTGTCTGCTCTGCTTGTATACGTGAAGTGGCATGAAATTGCAGGACATGAACAGTAATTTGGTAAGGCATCTAAAGTTTTTATGTTCTACTAAAATTGCTCAACTAAGCAGTTAACATTGGCTATTGGCTGCTAAGGATTTCCAGGAAGCTAACAATAGCTACCTAAATAGTTCCATTAGGCATATAATATTGCAAAGCACTGAGTGTCTAACGTCAACAAAACTGTAGAAAACTTGCTATTTGTGTAGAGCACAAAAAGGATTCCATCTGTTTGTCCAATCATAGATGTTTCACCTTTTGACTTTCTGATATTTGTATTTAGGATTCAGGGTTtttcaaatatgtttttcaaGGCAAATCGTTATGTGATTTCCTTagcaaatatgtaaatgtatttttatatatatgtatatatatatatatataccacatTGGAAAaagtattgtatttattgtatataaCTTTAGAATGTAATTTATATCTAAATACTTCTGTCAACTTCCCAGCATGACTCCCCACCAGGTGTGTCATCGATTAGTACAACGGTTCCCAAACATTTCCAGGGCAAGGctccccaaatggcattaacatttgaccgaggcccccttttttcttcttcagattAGGTGAAGATGCACAAGGCTATGCTGGGATAGTAATTTCTAATTGTTCTTTTGCATTAATGAACTGGTAACACTATCATTAGATCTGTACAAGATCCCACACCTTTTTTGTACATTGTGGTTAATCATTAtagcacaaaaaaagagagatgaatGCTAATTTATTTTAGATATGCAGATTTTGTTGGGCACGTGGGTTTGATGTTAAGAAAGTGTTATGAACACAAGATCACATGTGCTCttctgtataatataataatttacagtgccctccaaaaatattggcacccttggtaaatattatCAAAGAAGgctgaaaaataaatagtagtgggtgactaggaacaggaaattgttcagccatgatttcctgtttcacaggggtataaatatgaggtaacacagaccaaattcccttggtcattcataataacaatgggtaagaccaaggaatattgctgtgatgtgcggcaaaaggttgttgagcttcacacaatgggaagtgtctataagaaaatagcacaagcattgaaaatgtccatttccaccatcagggcaataatgaagaagttccagtcaactggaaatgttatgaatcaacctggaattggaggtgtgtctatatcgtctcaacgcactgtgaagaggacggttcgagtggccaaaaaatctcaaaggatcacagctggagaactgcaggagttagttgtgtcttggggtcagaaaatctccaaaactacaatccgaagtcacctacatcaccacaagctgtttggaagggtttcaagaaaaaagcctctatgcttatccaaaaacaaacttaagTGACACTACTGGTtcttcaaatgggatcgagtTCTATGTTCAGATGAAccaaaaatagagctttttggcaataaacaccagaggtggttttggtgcacacagagaggtagccatatggaaaagtacctttCTTCAAATTGTCCATCTGAGTCATCTCAGTCCTATCCTGTCTAGGAAACATACAACCAACatgcatctatttatttattttaaaggtatGGAAGAAAAAGTGTGGAAATGGGCCTGTTTAATCTATTTTTTAAACGACAGTATGTCTGTATTAATATTGCCAATTGTTAGATACCACTGCACATCTAGCTAGTTACCTAGTTACACAATAATTCTGTGTATCGTAAtccttttgtgaattttgtgaaaGTGTTtccttaaatattaaacatctgTTCAGCTATGTAGCTTTTGTAACAGACCTGTTCATTGATTATTAAGCAATGAATCTACCAAGTGAGGTATGAACTGATGCTTCATTAACTTTATTACTCATATTAAAACACATCGATCAAATATTGCCACCTGCCATTTTTGCCTGCTGCGTCTGTTCAAGGGAAGAGGTGTGGAGGTGTCTGTCTTCCCTCTGTAGATAAGCCATTGATCTCTAAACTCAGCAGCAGCATATTGAACCACTAGCAATTAAATGTATGGTGTAGGGTAAGCAAAACATATGGAGCTCATTGGTTGAATCAAGAACATCATGGTTTTCCACAAATGTAAATAGGTTTCTAAAGTGGAATGTTACATGATTAAGTAAGTTCACCccacagtctctcaattctttGATTGTTCTGACATGGTTTAACACCTATCTCACTAACATTTACCAAGTGACCCCTGTGTACTTCATACTGTGTTTCCAATGAATTCTTGATGACAAGCCAAAATGAGCTACTCCGTCATGAAAGATTTGTCGTACACTTGCagctttgttgttgttcagaCAATATATGTATAACGACTGTTCAGCTAAATCCATCCACGCAGCCATTAAAAACCATCCTCAATCTCACAAGCTTGTGGTCTCTGTCTATATGCCTATGAAATGATAAGTGCTTGTATATAACAAATGTAATAATTTGAATAGACAATGTGTATGTTGTAGTATTATtcatcagtttattattttagctCCTAATTGTGTTGTCTGTGAATGTATGGTAGTGGTTGCTGGGATGTATCTGCTTAATTCTTTGGCAGCTGTCAGATTTAATTCAGACTCAGAGTATAATTATAGTAGGcctgttataaaataaaatagctgtAGTGTTATGAAATAAATTATAAGATATTACAAATCACTCTTAATTACAGGGgctgcactgcactgcactgtgCTTAATGGTGATTAAATGATCATGAAATTGTTTCTTACCATAATTCTTTGGGGGATTGAACACTGTAGACACATCGATGAAGTGCGTGACAGCATCTGAAGGATCGTACAATTTGAGAAGGATCGTGCGGTTTGAGACTTCAACTGACACGCCAACATTGTATTCGGATGTGGCACGACTGCAGGATTCTTAGAATATACTGTTCCCTTGCATTTGAGGTGGTATAAAAGCATAATCACATGTAGACCTGTGACGATAACTACTTTCGTTGGacgatatattgtcccagaaataattgtgGTAAATGATATATGGTAATTTTAAGACCATTTCCATGTCACTGATACAgtgataatataatagcataataataTAAGTACACCCTTTGAAAGAGCAGTGAACTTTTAAATCTTAGGAATATTCAGACATTGGAATATAGCCTCGATTAACACGTTATCTTCACCTGTCActgtctgctctgtgtgtggagAAGCTATCTGAGCCCCGCATCTGACACAGACTGGGGTTGTCAACAGGGCTGAAAAACTTAATTCGaatttttcactgaaatatttaaaaaaaattaattatattcAAATTCTAAAGATGTTATTTTTATAGAAAATATCtatgaagtgtaatcaatatgtgtaactaacttttggatatgttaatgagGTGTACTCAAtatgtaaccaacatttagaattattacttaagcataatcgaataatcaatattagttaaaaaacaaaatctatatgtataattaatagttagaagcataatctaaatccatagaacaactTTTGATTGAGTTATATTCTGAGTGTGTATTGAGTTGGAGGAACTCTGtgtcttactgtacaataattgttCTTTCTGTACCAGCCTGTATCCTCCTCCACAGAAGCAGATAACTTTTAGGCCAGATACCAATTAACGACTTAGAATGAGGCCTAAAAGGGAGTGTGGATTCAAGGTCAGGACacacaagcctgtgtgaaacctttttaagaaaaagaaaaaaccatgACCTCATGAAATCATGTTGAGAAAAAGcaactaactgcgcatgctcTACAAATATAAGAtaacatatagacatgaatatttaattgtggcaaagaagattggtctgtttttaatgaggaaaggcaAAACCCCGCCTAAAATGGATACACTGTGAAGGAAGGTATATAAAATGCTGTGTGTGCTTGCATAATTctgactttctgcagactgtcacagTTTATtggttttcaataaagtttatttactttttgacatctactaaacttTCTGTCTTTgaagtttttgacttaggctaaAAAGGTTGATTTTATCCACGACATTTTCAGTTAGGGGAAAATACTGAACCCGTCCTcgtctgggtaacaacggatagtgtgaaagtaaaggagagttcattatggttttatatgaagtctgttttgttgaactagtccactgttcactaaaggagagttgagtgcaaaattgtatgtggtaatagcagtcctaaggccatcacagcaaccgtagtcccagcaaccacagcgagaatgtccatgagaaattgaggtccaaaaccatttccatggtacatGTGACACCCAAAATGggagtgaaaggaaattctcttatatcataaACTctcatattatgaactgctaacaaatacctatgatgaatgtattcatttacttacctctttgaataagctgatcaactgctatccttgatTATAGCTATATCCTTgaaatacacatgtatttccttgtcaacatgacacaggacttattttgtattatgactatgtgctgtgtgttatgtttaaatctgtctgacacctggatcagtagaaaccgtccacgcactgcttgttatcaatgtgtataaatactcttggtttgcatgaataaaaTCGGATGTCTatttgagcatgcatgtgtccgtgtgtgttcaCTTGGGCTCCCCAGATCGATCTGAAACGCTCTGAGGCAAatcacactttctagctcatagcagcacagaactaaaagttaatagaagtaattgtagaacaggctggaaggcatgacGGAAGATCTGAcaggcataatctgagattcctgggATACTTGGCAATCTAACAATTTGATGTCAGAAGTGGGATTACTCCGGACCAGGtgagtgttttttctttcctccctgGTGCAGTGTAATGTCGTAcccataattataattataattagagAAGTGAGTGATTATCTGTCGCCGATAATCTATACTCTGGTCTATGATCCTCTGTAACGTTGGTGCCCgcctaatctaatctaataattgtattttgtatttgtagaaTAATTTgcaaaactgtctgtgtggtttgcCTAAGAGAGTGCTATATTTGTATTGTAGTATTGTGTGTTAAGTATTATTGTGGTATTGTGCGTGTTGTTTTCCAAGTTAGTTATGGGAGGATCTTCGTCCAGCCCGGTTCTTCCGTCTCCTGGCATGACACCCAGAGACTGGATTGAGACCGTGTTAGGCGGATTCTATacagttccatatttagattgTTTACACGGCTGGTCAGTTGCATGTGCGCCGCAGTTTCAAATTATTTCACTCCGTGGTTCCTTTGAGCCGCGGGTATTTGCTCAGATCAAACGAATGATTTATGACGGGAAGGTGATCCGTCTTGGGATTATGAGTATATGGCAAAATGTTATATGGGATGGCTTCACCTACTCCCCTTATGgaataaacattataatttgAAGGACAAATGACCTAAAGCATTTCATGTGAATGATAAGACACCTTGCACACCACCACGTAGAACtaaagtttgaagcctaaattcCAGCGCCGCCGCTGCTCCAATTTCGAAGCAAAAACCTACTCATGCTAAACCGCCCACACACCCAGCGCGAGCGCTGTCCTGTCGTACTCATCTCCCATTGACCGGTCCTGATTATCGTTTAGGCACATCATGTCATTATTGTAAGAAACCTGGCCACTGGGCTCGTGACTGTCGTGCTAAAAACGAGATCAGCAGCAAAAGAGAGGTCAAGGTGGCCGTGGTCGTGGTTCTAGGGTAAGAGGTGGCCTGCAGCATTTTCCTGCACAATCTGTCCCATATTATCAGCCTGGTCAATATCAGCCCGCTCCTCATATGTATGGCCCATCTCCCGTCCCCGCTAGTGCAGGGAGGGCGAGGTCCCACTCAAACCATCAAACAGATACGTTTCAACCTCCACCTCCTTCTTATTATCACAATCAGTGGAGAGCCACAGAGCTCTTGTGACCCAGTGTGCCAATCAAACTTAAACGTAgctcttttaattttaatttgaattccgTGTGTTTCActgtttggaaactgaatgaaagtgttttgaattCCATGATGCCGTTACTTTAAACAAAGAGCGtgcgagagagggggagagcgCGCAAGAGAGGGCCCTGCTGCTGCTCTCGCTGATAGAACAGCGCGCTGATACGTCATTTTAACGCTGATACGTAATTTTAACGCAAACGAAAGACTTTCTTCTTATTGCcattgtatataatattcatGAACTGTTATGAATATGAGTACAAATTATTATAACGTTTGGATCATGAATTAATTTTCACGCATGAATGTGTAAACATGCCGGAGTGTCCTTTTAATTTTGCATTTTCGGGGTCTAAATTTCTAAACCTCTGATTGTGGAAACGCAGTAACTCTCCTAAATCAGCTCAATTTGTCAGAATATGTCTCATTCAGAATCAGATCTCAGTTAACAGACTCTGCCTAACTCTCTGGTCAGACCACAAGGACATGCAATGTCCTATCAGCTAAGTCA contains:
- the gtf2a2 gene encoding transcription initiation factor IIA subunit 2, with the translated sequence MAYQLYRNTTLGNSLQESLDELIQTQQITPQLALQVLLQFDKAINTALANRVRNRVNFKGSLNTYRFCDNVWTFVLNDVEFREVTDLVKVDKVKIVACDGKNTGSNTAE